A stretch of the Methanobacterium veterum genome encodes the following:
- a CDS encoding class I SAM-dependent methyltransferase: protein MIGLKIPKNMANDVRKILLNQSLLNLDARIKRDNDFVILPLNEKPDQDMQELIGQKCEIIETAFEKQKKGPRSLKDYLKGKIDDKTIDEIRGSFDIIGDVVILEIPDDLENYKGLIGEAALKFTKRKAVFRKTSEIKGIIRTRELEHIAGEDISETVHQEFGCRLMLDVRNVYFSPRLATERKRVADSVKDGEVIVDMFAGVAPFPVLIAKNHDVAVYAIDINPEAYKYAEKNIELNRVHDKVIPILGDVREVLENKDIKADRIIMNLPGSAYEFLDTAVQHIKHGGIVHYYEFSESFEKPIERLKEAAYPRTVQILDKRKVRSRSPGKWHMGIDARIC from the coding sequence ATGATAGGTCTAAAAATTCCCAAAAACATGGCAAATGATGTGCGCAAAATTTTATTGAATCAGTCACTACTGAATCTTGACGCTAGAATAAAACGTGATAATGATTTTGTTATACTTCCCCTTAACGAAAAGCCAGATCAAGATATGCAGGAGCTAATTGGACAAAAATGTGAAATAATAGAAACTGCATTTGAAAAGCAAAAAAAAGGCCCTCGAAGCCTTAAAGATTACCTAAAGGGTAAAATTGATGATAAGACGATTGATGAAATAAGGGGATCATTTGATATAATTGGAGACGTTGTTATTTTAGAGATACCTGATGATCTGGAAAATTATAAGGGCCTAATTGGGGAAGCTGCACTTAAATTTACAAAAAGAAAAGCGGTTTTTAGAAAAACAAGTGAAATTAAAGGAATTATAAGGACAAGGGAGCTGGAACATATTGCTGGAGAAGATATATCTGAAACTGTTCACCAGGAATTTGGATGCAGACTAATGCTTGATGTTAGAAATGTATATTTCAGCCCTCGACTGGCAACTGAGAGGAAAAGGGTGGCTGATAGTGTAAAAGACGGCGAAGTAATCGTGGATATGTTTGCTGGAGTTGCCCCGTTTCCTGTGCTCATTGCAAAAAATCATGATGTGGCAGTTTATGCGATTGACATTAACCCTGAAGCCTATAAGTATGCAGAGAAAAATATTGAGCTTAATAGGGTTCATGATAAAGTAATCCCAATATTAGGAGATGTCAGGGAAGTTCTAGAAAATAAAGACATTAAAGCAGATAGGATAATCATGAATCTCCCTGGAAGTGCATATGAATTTCTGGACACTGCGGTGCAGCATATAAAACATGGAGGAATCGTTCACTACTACGAGTTTTCTGAAAGTTTTGAAAAGCCAATTGAGAGACTTAAAGAGGCCGCTTATCCTAGAACGGTTCAAATTCTTGATAAACGGAAAGTTCGTTCTAGAAGCCCAGGTAAATGGCATATGGGTATCGATGCGAGAATTTGTTAA
- the dph5 gene encoding diphthine synthase: MLYFIGLGLYDEKDISLKGIEALRKADVIYAEFYTANLFGTTLDALKFMIGKDIVVLKRSEVEEENIILESAKDKDVGFLTAGDPLIATTHTDLMIEAKKKDIETTVIHASSILSAAPGLAGLQAYKFGKVTTVPFPDKNFFPHSPYTAIKANIEFNAHTLVLLDIRADENRYMTVNEGLEYLLKVEEERKEGAITEDTIAVGIARAGSDKPFVRADKIKNLINEDFGGPLHCMIIPGDLHFMEAEYLVKICGAPEEILEDQ, encoded by the coding sequence ATGCTTTATTTTATTGGTTTAGGACTTTACGATGAAAAGGATATCTCTTTAAAGGGAATTGAAGCGTTAAGGAAAGCAGATGTTATATATGCTGAATTTTATACTGCAAATCTTTTTGGAACAACATTAGATGCATTAAAATTCATGATAGGAAAAGATATAGTTGTTTTGAAGCGAAGTGAAGTTGAAGAAGAAAATATCATTTTAGAATCTGCAAAAGATAAAGATGTTGGATTTTTAACTGCAGGTGACCCGCTAATTGCAACTACACATACTGATTTGATGATTGAAGCTAAAAAAAAGGACATTGAAACTACAGTTATTCATGCATCTTCCATTCTGTCTGCTGCTCCAGGGCTTGCAGGACTCCAAGCTTATAAGTTCGGGAAGGTAACCACTGTGCCATTTCCAGATAAAAACTTTTTCCCTCATTCACCTTATACTGCTATAAAAGCCAATATAGAATTTAATGCCCATACACTGGTACTTTTAGATATTAGGGCCGATGAAAACAGATATATGACTGTAAATGAAGGTTTGGAATATCTCCTAAAAGTTGAAGAAGAAAGAAAAGAAGGAGCTATAACTGAAGATACTATAGCTGTAGGAATTGCAAGGGCAGGTTCAGACAAACCCTTTGTACGTGCAGATAAAATTAAAAATTTAATTAACGAGGACTTCGGCGGGCCTCTCCACTGTATGATTATACCGGGAGACCTTCATTTTATGGAAGCAGAGTATTTGGTAAAGATCTGCGGTGCGCCTGAAGAGATTCTTGAGGATCAGTGA
- a CDS encoding DNA adenine methylase: MQNDNDFSAKPFLKWAGGKTQLLDEFDKRLPSKIKDNKTIERYVEPFIGGGAMFFFLKRKYNIKKSFLFDINPELIIAYKVIQGDYKALIDKLSEIKHKHLQKSEDMRKEYYYHIRDKYNKQIENFNYSSFNDEWIERTAYLIFLNKTCFNGLFRHNKKGEFNVPFGRYKNPSIYDKENIVKVNKALKDTEIFCGDFTSSSEYIQKGSFVYLDPPYRPLNRTSSFTSYSKDGFFDEDQVRLSMFFEQKDKLGAYLMLSNSDPKNKDINDHFFDDLYKKYNINRIPAKRHINSDASKRGKINELIITNYVI, translated from the coding sequence ATGCAAAATGATAATGATTTTAGCGCAAAGCCATTTTTAAAGTGGGCTGGTGGGAAAACACAGTTACTTGATGAATTTGATAAAAGATTACCCTCAAAAATAAAGGACAATAAAACCATTGAGAGGTACGTTGAACCTTTTATTGGTGGGGGAGCAATGTTCTTCTTTTTAAAGAGAAAATATAATATAAAAAAGTCATTTCTTTTTGATATTAATCCAGAATTAATAATAGCATATAAAGTTATACAGGGAGACTATAAAGCATTAATAGATAAATTAAGTGAAATTAAGCATAAACACCTTCAAAAATCAGAAGACATGCGAAAGGAATACTACTACCATATTAGAGACAAATACAACAAACAAATTGAGAATTTCAATTACAGCAGTTTCAATGATGAATGGATTGAAAGAACTGCTTATCTAATATTTTTAAATAAAACATGCTTTAACGGTCTTTTCCGTCATAATAAGAAAGGAGAATTTAATGTTCCATTTGGACGTTATAAAAATCCAAGTATCTATGATAAAGAAAACATTGTCAAAGTAAATAAAGCTTTAAAGGATACTGAAATCTTCTGTGGAGATTTTACAAGTTCCAGCGAGTATATACAGAAAGGTAGTTTCGTGTATCTTGATCCTCCCTATCGTCCGCTAAATAGAACCTCAAGCTTCACAAGTTATTCTAAAGACGGCTTTTTTGATGAAGATCAGGTCAGATTATCAATGTTTTTTGAGCAAAAGGATAAACTGGGAGCATACCTAATGCTCAGCAATTCAGACCCTAAAAACAAGGACATTAATGACCATTTCTTTGATGATCTTTACAAAAAATATAATATTAATAGAATTCCGGCAAAAAGACACATAAACTCAGATGCTTCAAAAAGAGGAAAAATTAATGAATTGATTATTACAAATTACGTTATTTAA
- a CDS encoding PadR family transcriptional regulator, whose translation MANTDLIILGMIFLMPSHGYQLKKNIKESFGNPYFKLNNNVLYPTLARFEQEGFIEGKIVAGGNTSKKVYHITEKGREKLLEMVAEPVEPDIDGFDFSVHAVFFDLIPKESRVKIIKPLYESKLQMYKESLEKKEKYGVNILPISLAVLEYGIKGLERDLEFYKKLMEMD comes from the coding sequence ATGGCGAATACAGACCTCATTATTCTGGGTATGATTTTCTTAATGCCAAGCCATGGGTACCAGCTTAAAAAGAATATTAAAGAATCTTTTGGGAATCCCTATTTTAAGCTGAATAACAATGTTTTGTACCCTACTCTTGCAAGATTTGAGCAAGAAGGCTTTATTGAAGGAAAAATAGTAGCTGGTGGAAATACCAGCAAAAAAGTATATCATATCACAGAAAAAGGTCGGGAAAAACTGCTTGAGATGGTAGCAGAGCCTGTTGAACCGGATATCGATGGTTTTGATTTCAGTGTACATGCAGTGTTTTTTGACCTCATACCCAAAGAAAGCCGTGTGAAAATAATTAAACCGCTTTATGAAAGTAAACTGCAGATGTACAAAGAGTCTCTTGAAAAAAAGGAGAAATACGGAGTCAATATACTACCTATTTCCCTTGCTGTTCTGGAATACGGTATTAAAGGGTTAGAAAGAGATCTTGAGTTTTATAAAAAATTAATGGAGATGGATTAG
- a CDS encoding PadR family transcriptional regulator: MDKVLEKFETEIRRGVMQVAVVCLLDEEKYGYEIIKSLNETGLNVEEGTLYPLLRRLEKDELLSSRWETSGPRPRKYYMVTEYGKEIRTKWLNSFNAISAVIERLKKNIQDNEKGGLYNV, from the coding sequence ATGGATAAAGTCCTTGAAAAATTCGAGACTGAAATAAGGAGGGGCGTTATGCAAGTAGCTGTAGTCTGCCTTCTGGACGAAGAGAAGTACGGCTACGAAATAATCAAAAGCCTCAATGAAACAGGGTTAAATGTGGAAGAAGGAACATTATATCCACTTCTTAGACGTCTCGAAAAGGATGAACTACTTTCTAGCCGCTGGGAAACCAGCGGGCCAAGGCCGCGGAAATATTATATGGTAACTGAATACGGAAAGGAAATTAGAACAAAATGGCTGAATTCATTTAATGCAATTAGTGCAGTCATTGAACGGCTTAAAAAGAATATTCAAGATAATGAAAAGGGCGGATTATACAATGTGTAA
- a CDS encoding HAAS signaling domain-containing protein — protein MYNNLIKEYINKVTKNMGSNQRKEVSKELETHILDSAEALAAKKNVDIDESIIHEVIDRMGSPEEVSAMYSPEKTFSDKVVDQLKEILRITVHFIIIVTIVWIVLFIAFWIYFGRTDYIEFNMFTLLIMIIIYLVIIAFHMVKKLKIFSQH, from the coding sequence ATGTACAATAACCTTATCAAGGAATATATAAACAAAGTAACCAAGAATATGGGTTCAAATCAGCGGAAAGAAGTTTCTAAAGAATTGGAAACGCATATTTTAGACAGTGCTGAAGCTCTTGCTGCTAAAAAAAATGTTGATATTGATGAAAGCATCATTCACGAAGTTATTGACAGGATGGGATCTCCCGAAGAAGTCTCAGCTATGTATTCCCCTGAAAAAACTTTTTCAGATAAAGTAGTGGACCAGTTGAAAGAAATATTGAGAATAACAGTCCATTTCATTATAATAGTCACAATTGTCTGGATTGTATTGTTCATTGCATTCTGGATATATTTCGGACGTACAGATTACATCGAGTTCAATATGTTCACTTTACTCATAATGATTATCATTTACCTCGTTATAATTGCCTTTCACATGGTCAAAAAGCTTAAAATTTTTTCACAGCATTAA
- a CDS encoding ABC transporter ATP-binding protein, which translates to MDEYVIEAQNLTKRYGDFLAVDNLNLKIKKGEVFGFLGPNGAGKTTSISMMVGLLRPSSGKVLINNKEIEKIDKGTIGICPQELVLWENLTCYESLKLMGDMYEIPKDKLDQRIKTLLKDLFLTDKADTVVSNLSGGMKRRLNLALAVIHQPEIVLLDEPSEGLDPQSRRVLWNYIRSLRDNEGKTVILTTHLMDEADRLSDRVAIIDHGHLLKLDTPKNLKKEVGEGDIVEMTLSNQNNGDVIKYLESLQDIISVAELDGKINLRAFDAVGKLPKIIGALEESNVNIDDLAIRQNTLEDVFIELTGTGLRE; encoded by the coding sequence ATGGATGAATATGTAATAGAAGCTCAAAATCTCACCAAAAGATATGGTGATTTTTTAGCTGTAGACAATTTAAATTTAAAAATAAAAAAAGGAGAAGTCTTCGGTTTTTTAGGCCCAAATGGAGCCGGGAAGACTACTTCAATTAGTATGATGGTAGGGCTGCTACGTCCTTCCAGCGGTAAAGTTCTGATCAACAATAAAGAAATAGAAAAGATTGATAAAGGGACCATTGGCATATGTCCCCAGGAACTTGTTCTCTGGGAAAATCTTACATGCTACGAAAGCCTTAAACTTATGGGAGATATGTATGAAATACCCAAGGACAAACTGGATCAAAGGATAAAAACTCTTTTAAAAGATCTTTTCCTTACAGATAAAGCCGATACAGTAGTTTCTAATCTTTCAGGAGGTATGAAACGCCGTTTGAATCTTGCACTAGCCGTAATTCACCAGCCTGAAATAGTACTTTTAGACGAACCGTCAGAAGGTCTTGATCCTCAGTCACGCCGTGTATTATGGAATTATATCCGATCACTTCGGGATAATGAAGGTAAAACCGTTATTTTAACAACACACCTCATGGATGAAGCAGACAGGTTAAGCGATCGAGTTGCTATAATTGACCACGGCCATCTCCTTAAATTAGATACACCTAAAAACCTCAAAAAAGAGGTAGGAGAAGGAGATATTGTTGAAATGACCCTTTCTAACCAGAATAATGGAGATGTCATAAAGTATCTTGAGAGCCTTCAGGACATCATATCTGTCGCGGAGTTAGACGGGAAGATTAATTTAAGGGCATTTGATGCTGTAGGAAAACTTCCAAAAATTATTGGAGCTCTTGAAGAATCCAATGTTAATATAGATGATCTTGCTATACGACAAAACACATTAGAAGATGTTTTCATCGAGTTAACAGGAACAGGGCTCAGGGAGTGA
- a CDS encoding ABC transporter permease codes for MKFMSIASKDLKELLRDRRGLFFILLFPLFFMLIFGFAYGNMGENNEPHSIAVVNYDQGVTMPGGTNINFGDKTTDTLKDVKYPENDTNMFNVTLTSEAEADNLVKQRSVDAEIIIPENFSKSISTLTPSTVIVRGDTGYSGFGITQAMLSSVLGAYQTKLAANLQNNGNAQSQQLIQGKIEGLPGTESFTAFDYLAPGMMVFAILMLATSVATILTREVESGTLRRLKLSKMTSFDFLFGGLLPWSLVAAAQVLILFAVAIGIGFHWQGGIESIILAVIIGIIGGIASISLGMIIASFARSPPQAGQLGTLVAVPLTFMVGAFFQLPQMVIGSFMGQQIQVYDILPWYHVANALRYVLTYTVSWDTIMYQIVWAVVLSAILFVIGVFLFSRNRLRPDNS; via the coding sequence ATGAAATTCATGAGTATAGCTTCAAAAGATTTGAAAGAACTTTTAAGGGATAGAAGAGGATTATTCTTCATACTGTTATTCCCACTATTCTTTATGTTAATTTTCGGATTTGCATATGGGAATATGGGTGAAAACAATGAACCACATAGTATTGCAGTAGTTAACTATGATCAGGGAGTGACAATGCCCGGTGGAACCAATATAAACTTTGGGGATAAGACTACAGATACACTAAAAGATGTTAAGTATCCAGAAAACGATACAAATATGTTTAATGTCACTTTAACATCAGAGGCAGAGGCAGATAATCTTGTAAAACAGAGAAGTGTAGACGCAGAAATTATAATTCCAGAGAATTTCTCTAAATCTATTTCAACTTTAACACCATCAACAGTTATCGTCCGTGGTGATACTGGTTATTCCGGATTTGGAATTACTCAAGCCATGTTATCAAGTGTTTTAGGGGCATATCAAACTAAATTAGCTGCTAACCTCCAAAATAATGGAAATGCTCAATCACAACAGCTTATCCAGGGTAAAATAGAAGGATTGCCAGGGACAGAATCTTTCACAGCCTTCGACTATCTAGCACCTGGAATGATGGTATTTGCAATATTAATGCTTGCAACCAGCGTAGCAACAATATTAACAAGAGAAGTAGAAAGTGGAACCCTTAGACGTCTAAAACTCTCCAAAATGACCTCATTTGATTTTCTATTTGGCGGTCTTTTGCCATGGTCACTTGTAGCGGCTGCACAAGTATTAATTCTCTTTGCAGTGGCTATAGGAATAGGATTCCACTGGCAGGGAGGTATTGAGTCAATCATACTGGCGGTGATCATTGGTATAATCGGAGGTATAGCTTCCATATCTCTAGGAATGATTATAGCATCCTTTGCAAGGAGCCCCCCACAGGCAGGTCAGCTTGGAACTCTAGTAGCAGTACCTTTAACATTCATGGTTGGTGCATTCTTCCAGCTGCCGCAGATGGTAATCGGCAGTTTTATGGGGCAGCAGATCCAGGTTTATGATATTCTCCCATGGTATCATGTTGCAAACGCGCTGCGTTATGTTCTGACATATACCGTTAGTTGGGACACTATCATGTACCAAATAGTTTGGGCCGTTGTTCTTTCAGCCATTCTTTTTGTTATAGGGGTATTCCTATTTTCAAGGAACAGATTAAGGCCAGATAACAGTTAA
- a CDS encoding class I SAM-dependent methyltransferase, whose product MAESEKHFHHGRSSKEILDSNRVLSTVGLKKGDTFLDAGCGDGYMSIAASKIVSNEGKIIAVDVWEESINAFKEKIESENIKNIDAEVANITQKIPVDDESIDILYMGNVLHGFVENNEVETVMKEIHRVIKKGGSFAVVEFKKEESTHGPPLHVRITPEDIEKIVKNYGFSVNKVEEVGTYHYAIILTKN is encoded by the coding sequence ATGGCAGAATCTGAAAAACATTTTCATCACGGACGTTCAAGTAAAGAAATTCTGGACTCAAATAGAGTTTTAAGTACAGTTGGACTTAAAAAAGGAGATACATTTTTAGATGCGGGTTGTGGAGATGGATACATGTCTATTGCAGCCTCAAAAATCGTTAGCAATGAAGGTAAAATCATCGCTGTTGATGTTTGGGAAGAATCAATTAATGCATTTAAAGAAAAAATCGAAAGCGAAAATATCAAAAATATAGATGCAGAAGTTGCAAATATAACCCAAAAAATACCTGTAGATGATGAGAGTATTGACATACTGTACATGGGTAATGTTCTACATGGATTTGTTGAAAACAATGAAGTTGAAACTGTAATGAAAGAAATACATAGGGTAATTAAGAAGGGAGGGTCATTTGCTGTGGTTGAATTTAAAAAAGAAGAAAGTACCCATGGCCCCCCACTACATGTCAGAATAACACCAGAAGACATAGAAAAAATAGTTAAAAATTATGGATTTTCCGTAAATAAAGTGGAAGAAGTCGGTACCTACCACTATGCCATAATATTAACTAAGAACTAA
- the mtrA gene encoding tetrahydromethanopterin S-methyltransferase subunit A, with the protein MAEKKSPAEGWPVINGDYVVGDPESPVAATTLGSHNEQIPVDAGAAIAGPCKTENLGIEKMVANLISNPNIRFLILCGSEVQGHITGQSIEALHANGLDEKRKISGATGAIPFIENIPDEGLERFQQQMEIVSMIDVEDAGQIQGKVKECIEKDPGAYEEEPIAIRLDELEKILSKKEEVVEAET; encoded by the coding sequence TTGGCTGAAAAGAAATCACCAGCAGAAGGATGGCCCGTAATTAATGGGGATTACGTGGTCGGGGATCCTGAAAGCCCTGTAGCAGCGACAACACTTGGATCACACAACGAACAAATTCCAGTGGATGCAGGAGCCGCCATAGCAGGTCCATGTAAAACCGAAAACTTAGGAATCGAAAAGATGGTTGCAAACCTGATATCAAACCCTAACATAAGATTCCTCATATTGTGCGGATCAGAAGTACAGGGGCACATTACAGGTCAAAGCATAGAAGCTCTACACGCTAATGGTCTAGACGAAAAAAGAAAAATATCAGGTGCAACAGGCGCAATACCTTTCATCGAAAACATTCCAGATGAAGGGCTAGAAAGATTCCAGCAGCAAATGGAAATTGTAAGTATGATTGATGTAGAAGATGCTGGACAAATCCAGGGCAAAGTTAAAGAGTGCATTGAAAAAGATCCAGGCGCATACGAAGAAGAACCAATCGCCATAAGACTGGATGAATTAGAAAAAATTCTATCCAAAAAAGAAGAAGTTGTAGAAGCAGAAACATGA
- a CDS encoding archaeosine tRNA-ribosyltransferase gives MLEIKRHDGPARLGNYDELKTPAVFKPGIEFKIIKDEPMPYDVPKELAKWSVNQTIENAKESKENGIGVIHGGKYLDLRIKCAKELDKLGITTFLIANPKELMRQPWDLVDIIVNIRENINPNAALYFPFVDINFIPLLAYMGVDLFGDFSCDFYAYLNIMQTPSSNYDITKYQIYDLDFEELKAYNKNTLDFVIKEIQENIKNMTLRNLVEERCCTSPEAMSALRILDKKYPDFLKKYMPLY, from the coding sequence ATGCTTGAAATAAAACGACATGATGGTCCAGCAAGGCTTGGAAATTATGATGAATTAAAAACACCGGCTGTTTTTAAACCTGGTATTGAATTTAAGATTATAAAAGATGAACCAATGCCATATGATGTCCCAAAGGAACTGGCAAAATGGTCTGTTAACCAGACAATTGAAAATGCAAAAGAAAGTAAAGAAAATGGTATTGGAGTTATTCACGGCGGAAAATATCTGGATTTGAGGATAAAATGTGCAAAAGAATTAGATAAACTTGGAATCACCACATTTCTAATAGCAAATCCTAAAGAACTTATGAGACAGCCATGGGATCTGGTTGATATAATCGTAAACATAAGGGAAAATATAAATCCAAATGCAGCACTGTATTTTCCATTTGTAGATATTAATTTTATTCCATTACTTGCTTATATGGGTGTAGACTTATTTGGAGACTTTTCATGCGACTTTTATGCTTATCTAAATATCATGCAAACTCCATCTTCAAACTACGATATCACTAAATATCAGATTTATGATCTGGATTTTGAAGAGCTTAAAGCGTACAATAAAAATACATTGGACTTTGTAATTAAAGAGATACAGGAAAATATCAAAAATATGACCCTCAGAAATTTAGTAGAGGAGCGATGCTGCACTTCCCCTGAAGCTATGTCTGCACTTAGAATACTTGATAAAAAATATCCTGATTTTTTAAAGAAATACATGCCTTTATATTAA
- a CDS encoding CDP-alcohol phosphatidyltransferase family protein, whose amino-acid sequence MKINKLILVPTGITAFRIVLSILFLDLLINNMKIVAILVFLLAIITDAFDGYSARKLGVSSDYGAYLDITADFILVLVAFLTFIIIGIYPYWLLLLIILVFLQFILTSKLKVLVYDPVGKYYGSFLFAVILVTLISPPIFYSFLLIATILFTIVSLVSRYLFFIFRKTVEK is encoded by the coding sequence ATGAAGATCAACAAATTAATCTTAGTTCCAACAGGAATAACCGCCTTTAGAATTGTATTATCCATTCTATTTTTAGACTTGCTTATAAATAACATGAAAATAGTGGCAATCCTTGTTTTTTTACTTGCAATCATTACAGATGCTTTTGATGGATATTCTGCCAGGAAATTAGGAGTTTCATCAGATTATGGTGCATATCTTGATATAACTGCAGATTTTATTCTTGTTTTAGTCGCATTCTTAACATTCATAATTATTGGAATCTATCCCTACTGGCTGCTGCTTCTCATAATTTTAGTATTTTTGCAGTTTATACTGACATCAAAGCTTAAGGTCTTAGTATATGATCCCGTAGGTAAATATTATGGATCTTTCCTTTTTGCGGTGATTTTAGTTACTTTAATATCGCCACCCATTTTTTACAGCTTTTTACTCATAGCTACCATTTTATTTACCATAGTATCACTGGTAAGTAGGTATTTATTCTTTATTTTTCGAAAAACAGTTGAAAAATAA
- the hdrC gene encoding CoB--CoM heterodisulfide reductase subunit C — MRTLKKLKNFLTGGEAEKEEDENKSESEVSEIVEEEKQPVGSETTQHTAPAVEEVKKEPVVEEKPAVEEVKAEPVIEEAKPAVEEKPSEVEVKTETITEKEPTIEETPVVEKAEPVIEEAKAAEEEKPSEVEVKTETAVEENVEEPAAPEEEEAEIIEETKKDEPKPKGSESMSLLNKEANLIRAEEVEPGFKQEIIDAGAETVALCYQCGTCTGSCPSGKRTPYRIRNIIRKSLMGLKSEVLEDDSLWECVTCYACQERCPRGVAIVDVVKILRNMQSQAGKMAQAHKMTGVFVLKTGHGVPINDATMALRKKVGLNELPPTTHEFPEALEEVRTILKKTGFDTLIGYNWETGEIE, encoded by the coding sequence ATGAGAACCTTAAAGAAACTAAAAAATTTTTTAACTGGGGGAGAGGCAGAAAAAGAGGAAGATGAGAATAAATCTGAATCTGAAGTGTCAGAAATCGTCGAAGAGGAAAAACAACCAGTTGGATCAGAGACAACACAACATACTGCCCCTGCAGTAGAAGAAGTTAAAAAAGAGCCTGTTGTAGAAGAAAAACCTGCAGTAGAAGAAGTTAAGGCCGAACCTGTAATAGAAGAAGCCAAACCTGCTGTCGAGGAAAAACCTTCAGAAGTTGAAGTTAAAACTGAAACTATTACTGAAAAAGAACCTACAATAGAAGAAACACCCGTAGTAGAAAAAGCTGAACCTGTTATAGAGGAAGCTAAAGCTGCTGAGGAAGAGAAACCTTCAGAAGTTGAAGTTAAAACTGAAACTGCTGTAGAGGAAAATGTTGAAGAACCTGCTGCTCCAGAAGAGGAAGAAGCAGAAATCATTGAGGAAACTAAAAAAGACGAACCCAAACCCAAAGGAAGTGAAAGTATGAGTTTACTTAATAAAGAAGCAAATCTAATACGCGCTGAAGAAGTAGAGCCAGGATTTAAACAGGAAATAATAGATGCTGGTGCAGAAACTGTAGCTTTATGTTACCAGTGTGGTACTTGTACCGGATCATGTCCATCCGGAAAAAGAACCCCTTACAGGATAAGGAATATCATAAGAAAATCCCTCATGGGACTCAAAAGTGAAGTTTTAGAAGACGACAGTCTCTGGGAATGTGTTACCTGCTACGCATGTCAGGAAAGATGCCCAAGGGGAGTAGCAATTGTAGATGTTGTTAAAATTTTAAGAAACATGCAGTCCCAGGCAGGAAAAATGGCACAGGCACACAAAATGACCGGAGTATTCGTACTTAAAACCGGACACGGTGTACCTATAAACGATGCTACAATGGCATTAAGGAAAAAAGTTGGATTAAACGAATTACCACCAACTACACACGAGTTCCCTGAAGCATTAGAAGAAGTAAGAACAATACTCAAGAAAACAGGATTCGACACTTTAATCGGATACAACTGGGAAACCGGAGAAATAGAATAA